The following coding sequences are from one Streptomyces sp. NBC_01485 window:
- a CDS encoding DoxX family protein has translation MTHSMRTDTYPPYLDGGGRGWRDTATRYALVPLRIFLGVTFIYAGLDKLTDSAFLKDSGAGSIGDTMRAVRDSSAIPALVDMALKSPVGFGYAMAFGELAVGIGTLLGLLTRIAALGGALISLSLWLTVSWAASPYYYGNDLAYLMAWLPLVLAGAPVLSLDAVWRNRRRQRVGGLS, from the coding sequence ATGACTCACAGCATGCGGACGGACACCTACCCCCCTTACCTCGACGGCGGCGGACGTGGCTGGCGGGACACCGCCACCCGGTACGCCCTCGTTCCCCTGCGCATCTTCCTCGGCGTCACCTTCATCTACGCGGGCCTCGACAAACTCACCGACAGCGCCTTCCTGAAGGACAGCGGCGCCGGCTCGATCGGCGACACCATGCGTGCCGTCCGTGACTCCTCGGCCATCCCGGCCCTGGTCGACATGGCTCTGAAGAGCCCCGTCGGCTTCGGCTACGCCATGGCCTTCGGCGAACTCGCCGTCGGTATCGGCACCCTGCTCGGCCTCCTCACTCGCATCGCCGCGCTCGGCGGCGCGCTGATCTCGCTCAGTCTGTGGCTGACGGTGAGCTGGGCCGCGTCCCCGTACTACTACGGCAACGACCTCGCCTACCTCATGGCCTGGCTGCCCCTCGTCCTCGCAGGCGCCCCGGTCCTCTCCCTCGACGCCGTCTGGCGCAACAGGCGACGCCAGAGGGTGGGAGGCCTGAGCTAG
- a CDS encoding PspC domain-containing protein, with protein MTDHQHAADAVPDGGTAPDAAAPSPGAPGAAGEKPRAHGRAGAHGEQGGHAEEERGPSEQADDRTAAEAAIEAATTAGAGSRAESTTGARTRAENRAEGGTANEAAAGAAADAEAPDTEAGDTEAGGPPLRFRRDREHKMLAGVCSGLGRQCDMDPVIFRITLAVLSATGGIGLIFYGFAWLFVPYADDGQNEVRKLLTGRVDGQALTAVLFALVGCGVFLSMLNNGSVLTFAVVVSLLLAGAGYWSRHRDSSDADPLAAQAVADAPPEAQAPPVPTAHPSWWRDPIVKDGTHDGGTGYLWGPWASGNRDITATINVDLIGHTRRPEDIRTPREPDAGPRGPRWVGGWIFLLAVLAGGIVTRLAWDEHPLGTSLQAGLAAALIVLGVGIAVSSFLGRTGAGSVFLAIVTAGLLAGTAVLPKDIGTHWTDTTWRPTAVADVRTAYDLGTGEGTLDLSRLALAKGQTVTTNAEVGAGRLRVIVPPDVTVKVRIDVGLGDIQLPGDDKKDVDVEPGKHREVTLSPLSGKADAGTIDLDLQVGVGQAEVTRAAS; from the coding sequence ATGACAGATCACCAGCACGCCGCGGACGCCGTGCCCGACGGGGGCACCGCGCCCGACGCGGCCGCCCCGTCCCCCGGCGCCCCGGGCGCCGCGGGTGAGAAGCCTCGCGCGCACGGGCGGGCGGGCGCGCACGGAGAACAGGGAGGCCACGCAGAAGAGGAACGCGGCCCGTCCGAGCAAGCGGACGACAGGACGGCGGCCGAGGCGGCCATCGAGGCCGCGACAACCGCCGGGGCAGGGAGCAGGGCAGAGAGCACGACAGGGGCAAGGACCAGAGCAGAGAACAGGGCAGAGGGCGGAACAGCGAACGAGGCGGCGGCCGGGGCTGCGGCCGATGCCGAAGCGCCCGATACCGAAGCAGGCGACACCGAAGCGGGCGGCCCGCCGCTCAGATTCCGGCGGGACCGTGAGCATAAAATGCTCGCCGGCGTGTGCTCGGGCCTCGGGCGGCAGTGCGACATGGACCCGGTGATCTTCCGGATCACGCTCGCCGTGCTCTCCGCGACCGGCGGCATCGGCCTCATCTTCTATGGCTTCGCCTGGCTCTTCGTCCCGTACGCCGACGACGGGCAGAACGAGGTGCGCAAGCTCCTGACCGGCCGGGTCGACGGCCAGGCCCTCACGGCAGTGCTGTTCGCCCTGGTCGGCTGCGGGGTGTTCCTGTCGATGCTGAACAACGGCAGCGTGCTGACCTTCGCCGTCGTCGTCTCCCTACTCCTCGCGGGCGCCGGTTACTGGTCTCGGCACCGGGACTCCTCCGACGCCGACCCGCTGGCCGCCCAGGCCGTGGCCGACGCCCCGCCGGAGGCCCAGGCGCCGCCGGTCCCCACCGCCCACCCCTCCTGGTGGCGCGACCCCATCGTCAAGGACGGCACGCACGACGGCGGCACGGGCTACCTGTGGGGCCCGTGGGCGTCCGGCAACCGGGACATCACGGCGACCATCAACGTCGACTTGATCGGCCACACGCGCCGCCCCGAGGACATACGCACCCCGCGCGAGCCGGACGCCGGACCGCGCGGCCCGCGCTGGGTCGGCGGCTGGATCTTCCTGCTCGCCGTGCTCGCGGGCGGCATCGTCACCCGGCTCGCCTGGGACGAGCACCCGCTCGGCACCAGCCTGCAGGCCGGCCTGGCGGCGGCGCTCATCGTGCTCGGCGTGGGCATCGCGGTCAGTTCGTTCCTCGGACGTACGGGCGCGGGGTCGGTGTTCCTGGCGATCGTCACGGCGGGCCTGCTGGCCGGCACGGCCGTCCTGCCGAAGGACATCGGCACGCACTGGACGGACACGACGTGGCGGCCCACGGCGGTGGCGGACGTACGGACGGCCTACGACCTGGGCACCGGCGAAGGCACCCTGGACCTGTCCCGGCTGGCCCTGGCCAAGGGGCAGACGGTGACCACCAACGCCGAGGTGGGGGCGGGCCGGCTGCGGGTGATCGTGCCGCCGGACGTGACCGTGAAGGTGAGGATCGACGTGGGGCTGGGAGATATCCAGCTACCGGGTGACGACAAGAAGGACGTGGATGTGGAGCCGGGCAAGCACAGGGAGGTGACGCTGTCGCCGCTCTCGGGCAAGGCGGACGCCGGAACCATCGACCTCGACCTCCAGGTCGGCGTCGGACAGGCGGAGGTGACCCGTGCTGCGTCATGA